A region from the Pseudomonas sp. P8_229 genome encodes:
- a CDS encoding ABC transporter ATP-binding protein, which yields MLEVRDIFKSYITPQGPLPVLQGVDLTLEPGSSLALMGESGSGKSTLLHLIAGLDKVDRGSIRSGEHRLEQMNEAQLADWRRTEIGLVFQQFNLIGSLRVEDNLAFQARLAGRHEPRWQAHLVQRLGLGELLKRYPEQLSGGQQQRVALARALASRPKLLLADEPTGSLDEATSDEVLRLLLELLDDTPTTLLMVTHSPRVAARLAQRVVLSNGRLT from the coding sequence ATGCTTGAGGTTCGCGACATCTTCAAAAGCTACATCACCCCCCAAGGCCCGTTACCGGTGCTGCAGGGCGTCGACCTGACACTCGAGCCGGGCAGCAGCCTGGCGCTGATGGGCGAATCCGGCAGTGGCAAAAGCACTTTGCTGCACCTGATCGCCGGGCTGGACAAGGTTGATCGCGGCAGCATCCGCAGCGGCGAGCATCGGCTGGAGCAGATGAACGAAGCACAACTGGCCGACTGGCGCCGCACCGAAATCGGCCTGGTGTTCCAGCAGTTCAACCTGATCGGCAGCCTGCGGGTCGAGGACAATCTGGCGTTTCAGGCGCGCCTGGCCGGGCGCCATGAGCCGCGCTGGCAGGCGCATCTGGTGCAGCGTCTGGGGTTGGGCGAGTTGCTCAAGCGTTATCCCGAACAGTTGTCGGGCGGCCAGCAGCAGCGAGTCGCACTGGCCCGAGCCTTGGCGTCGCGGCCGAAATTGTTGCTGGCCGACGAGCCGACCGGCAGCCTCGACGAAGCCACCAGCGATGAAGTGCTGCGCCTGTTGCTGGAACTGCTCGACGACACCCCGACCACCCTGCTGATGGTCACGCACAGCCCGCGCGTGGCGGCGCGGCTGGCGCAGCGGGTGGTGTTGTCCAACGGCCGGCTGACGTGA
- a CDS encoding ABC transporter permease, which translates to MNVFWQTLRALLSHWRRHPVQFFSVLTGLWLATSLLTGVEALNSQARDSYARASQMIGGEPQASLGTPNGATFTQQWFIDLRRAGWPVSPLLQGRVVLKDHDNQRLQLMGIEPVSLPADSAVAGQAMPIERIVEFFSPPGSTWISPGTLQALNLSEGATPQTVNGQTLPPLHAQKDMAPGVLLVDIGVAQTLLEQPGQLSRLLLPKDFHDELPAAFKGQLQLKSSAEENNLACLTESFHLNLDALGFLSFVVGLFIVHAAIGLALEQRRGLLRTLRACGVSARMLIASLIVELGVLALVGGVFGVISGYWLASVLLPDVAASLRGLYGAEVAGQLRLSGWWWFSGVGLSLFGALLAGANSLLRAARLPLLAVAEPQAWHQQHARWLRRQGWLAALLGAMALLALVWGDSLGSGFALMAGLLLGAALVLPVLLSAVLNQLLGRSRSVLGQWFLADCRQQLPALSLALMALLLALAANIGAGSMTAGFRQTFNDWLEQRLSAELYINPVNPAQSRELYSWLKQQSKVSAVLPNWQVAVTVQGWPADVFGVIDHAHYREHWPLLDGIAGDPWTHLANDDAVMLSEQLARRLKVRAGDHLALPTPGGTWSPRIVGIYADYGNPKGHVLVNSNHLLRLWPSLTPNRFNLRIAPPDIPPFLTALQTRFQIDDSRIVDQARLKGWSVQVFERTFAATAALNSLTLAVAGVALFISLLTQSQSRLGQLAPLWALGVTRRQLMLLNLGQTWLLAVLTLVLALPLGIALAWCLDAVINVQAFGWRLPLRVFPLQLLQLMGLALLATLLASAWPLYSLYRTQPADLLRTFAHED; encoded by the coding sequence GTGAACGTTTTCTGGCAAACCCTGCGCGCGCTGCTCAGCCATTGGCGACGGCATCCGGTGCAGTTCTTCAGTGTGCTGACCGGGCTGTGGCTGGCCACCAGTCTGCTGACCGGGGTCGAGGCGCTGAACAGTCAGGCCCGCGACAGCTACGCCCGGGCCAGCCAGATGATCGGTGGTGAACCCCAGGCCAGCCTGGGCACACCCAACGGCGCGACGTTTACCCAGCAATGGTTCATCGATCTGCGCCGCGCAGGCTGGCCGGTCTCGCCGCTGCTGCAGGGGCGAGTGGTCCTCAAGGATCACGACAACCAACGACTGCAACTGATGGGCATCGAACCGGTATCGCTACCGGCCGATTCCGCCGTGGCCGGGCAGGCGATGCCGATCGAGCGCATTGTCGAGTTCTTCTCGCCGCCGGGCAGCACGTGGATTTCACCGGGGACGTTGCAGGCCTTGAACCTCAGCGAAGGCGCCACGCCGCAGACCGTCAACGGCCAGACCCTGCCGCCGCTGCACGCGCAAAAGGATATGGCGCCGGGTGTGTTGCTGGTGGACATCGGCGTCGCGCAAACCCTGCTCGAACAACCCGGGCAACTGTCGCGGCTGTTACTGCCAAAGGATTTTCATGACGAGTTGCCGGCGGCGTTCAAAGGGCAGTTGCAGCTCAAAAGCAGCGCCGAGGAAAACAATCTGGCGTGCCTGACCGAGAGCTTTCATCTGAATCTCGATGCCTTGGGCTTTCTCTCGTTCGTGGTCGGGTTGTTCATCGTTCACGCGGCCATTGGCCTGGCGCTGGAGCAGCGTCGCGGATTGCTGCGCACCCTGCGCGCCTGCGGGGTGAGTGCGCGGATGTTGATCGCCAGTCTGATCGTCGAGTTGGGCGTGCTGGCCCTGGTCGGCGGGGTGTTCGGGGTTATCAGCGGTTACTGGCTGGCGAGTGTGTTGCTGCCGGACGTCGCCGCCAGCCTGCGTGGTTTGTACGGCGCGGAAGTGGCGGGGCAGTTGCGCCTGAGTGGGTGGTGGTGGTTCAGTGGCGTCGGCTTGAGCCTGTTCGGCGCGCTGCTGGCCGGCGCCAACAGTCTGTTGCGCGCGGCACGCTTGCCGTTGTTGGCGGTGGCGGAACCGCAAGCCTGGCATCAGCAGCACGCACGCTGGTTGCGGCGCCAGGGTTGGCTGGCGGCGCTATTGGGCGCGATGGCGCTGCTGGCGTTGGTGTGGGGCGACAGCCTCGGCAGCGGTTTTGCGTTGATGGCCGGGCTGCTGCTCGGTGCCGCGCTGGTGTTGCCCGTGCTGCTCAGTGCGGTGCTCAATCAACTGCTCGGGCGCAGTCGTTCGGTGCTCGGTCAGTGGTTTCTCGCCGACTGTCGCCAGCAACTGCCGGCGCTGAGCCTGGCGCTGATGGCGTTGCTGCTGGCGCTGGCGGCCAACATCGGCGCCGGCAGCATGACCGCCGGTTTTCGCCAGACCTTCAACGACTGGCTCGAACAACGCCTGAGCGCCGAGCTCTACATCAACCCGGTGAATCCGGCGCAATCGCGCGAACTGTACAGCTGGCTCAAACAGCAGTCGAAGGTCAGCGCCGTGCTGCCCAACTGGCAGGTGGCGGTGACCGTGCAGGGCTGGCCGGCGGATGTGTTCGGGGTGATCGATCATGCGCATTATCGAGAGCACTGGCCGCTGCTTGACGGAATTGCCGGGGATCCGTGGACGCATCTGGCGAACGACGATGCAGTCATGCTCAGCGAACAACTGGCGCGGCGCCTCAAAGTGCGCGCGGGTGATCATCTGGCGTTGCCGACTCCGGGGGGGACTTGGTCACCGCGCATCGTCGGGATCTACGCCGACTACGGTAATCCCAAGGGGCACGTGCTGGTCAACAGCAACCATCTGTTGCGCCTGTGGCCGTCACTGACGCCGAACCGTTTCAACCTGCGCATCGCGCCGCCAGACATCCCGCCGTTTTTGACTGCGCTGCAAACGCGCTTTCAGATCGATGACAGCCGCATCGTCGATCAGGCGCGGCTCAAGGGTTGGTCGGTGCAAGTGTTCGAGCGCACCTTTGCGGCCACCGCGGCGTTGAACAGCCTGACGCTGGCGGTCGCCGGTGTGGCGCTGTTCATCAGTCTGCTGACCCAGAGTCAGAGCCGCCTCGGGCAACTGGCGCCGCTGTGGGCCTTGGGCGTGACGCGCCGCCAGTTGATGCTGCTCAACCTCGGCCAGACCTGGCTGCTGGCGGTGCTGACGCTGGTGTTGGCGCTGCCGCTGGGGATCGCGCTGGCGTGGTGTCTGGATGCAGTGATCAACGTGCAGGCGTTCGGCTGGCGTTTGCCGTTGCGGGTGTTTCCGCTGCAACTGCTGCAACTGATGGGGTTGGCGCTGTTGGCGACGTTGCTTGCATCAGCCTGGCCGCTGTATTCGTTGTACCGCACGCAACCGGCGGATCTGTTGAGGACCTTTGCCCATGAGGATTGA